The region GGGCCTGGTCCTTGCGCTCCTGCTGGTGGCTGCCACCGTAGTGGTCCGGAAGCTTGCCGCCCGTGACGAGCGGTCCGCCTTCGTGATGGGCAGCGTGTATGCGGGTGCCCTGTTTGTCCTGTCGCTGATCCTCATGATCCTTTTCGAAGTCCAGGACCTGGATTATTCGACGACGCGCACCGCGCCGTTGCCGATCGGAACGGTCATGTCCCTGATCATGGTGCTGACCTGGGTTATGCCCTTCGCGGTTCTGGCCGTGCTTTGGCTGGACAAGGCTGCGCGGGCACACTTCAAGTCGCTGCCCGCTTCCGGAAACTCGGGCACCGGTTTCGCCTTTGAAGGGGCTCCGGCCCGGGCACAGGTTCCCGCCATTCCGACGCCGGCCACTTTCGTCGGGGCTCAGCAGCCGCAGTTCCCGCAGCAGGGCCAGCCCGCTGGACAGCCCGTTCAGCAGCAGGCACCGGTTCAGCCCCAGCAGCAGGCGCCGGTTCAGCCCCAGCGGGCTCCCGTGCAGGAACCGGTGGTGGAACAGGCTCCCGTCCAGGCGCCCCAGCACGCAGCTCCCGTCCAGGAACCCGTGCAGACTGCGGTAACCGAGTCGCCGGACCAGGACCAGGACCCGGACCAGGGCCAGGACCAGGACGAGGAAGTGTCCGAGGACACCGTTCGGCGTACGCCGGCCGCTGACCCGGATGCCGCCCTCCTGGCCGAAGCTGCCGATCCGGCCACACCCCTGGTCCGGCTCCAGGAGCTGGCTACCCACCCGCGGGCCCGGGTAGTCGTGGCAGCCAACCCGTCCACCTACCCGGCACTGCTGACCTGGCTGAGCCAGCTCGGCGATCCGGCCGTGAACGAGGCGCTGGGCCGCCGTCGGTAACCGGCCCTTAGTAATAGGTATGAAGCGGCGGCCGACGTCGTTGGTACGGGTTATCACTGCCAACGACGCCGGCCGCCGGCCTTTAACTTCCACCCGCTCAAGGATTCAGGGGCGCTCATGAAAAACTCCGCAGGCCCTGGCGCGAAGCGGCGTGCAGCAGCCGGCATCGTGGGGGCCGCAATACTGCTCTCCGGGTGCTCGACCGCCCCTGCCGCGGGACCGCCGTCGGGCAGTACGACGACGGCGTCGGCGGCCAGCCCCGATCCCACCCCGAGCCCAACCCCCACGCCGTTACCGCCCCGGCCCTCGGGCTGGCTCGCGGAGGTAACCGGCGACGCCGGACGCCTGGCTATCCTCGGTGACTCCTTCGCCGCGGGAGAGGGGGCCGGCGATTACCAGCCTGCGGTACCCGGCGTCCGGGATTCCTGCCACCGCAGCCTCCACCCGCCCGCTGCGGAACTGTTTGCCCCGCAGAACATCGCGAACCTCGCATGTTCCCGGGCCACCACCGGGCACCTGACCGCTCCGCAACGACTGGCCGCCCTGGATCCCGGAGCCGGACCGACTACCGACCCCGGCACGGTCCCGGCGCAGCTGGAGCAGCTGCAGGGCTTCGAACCGACCTTGGTGGTGCTCTCGGTGGGCGGCAACAACCTCGACTTCGCCGGAATCCTGCAGGCCTGCCTGCTGGAAACCACTCCCTGCAGCGATGACCCGCAGCTGGCCGCCCACGCGGCGGAGCAGCTGTCCGGCCTCGAGGCCGACCTAATGGACGCCTATGCCAGCGTCGCGACGGCCGTCCCTGCTCCCGTGCTGGTGCTTCCGTACCCCCAGCTTTTCGATGAGCCAGACGGCGACTGCGGCCGGCTCAGCACGGAGGAGCAACGCTTCGGCCGGGACCTCATCAATGACTTGAACGCCGTCATCCGGTCCGCCGTGGACAGCTCCTCCGCGCCGAACGTCTACTACGTGGACGCCGTCGAACAGGCCCTGGCCGGACACGGCGCCTGCAGCCCGGAACCGTTTGTCCATGCCGCGGATGTCTCCGGGCTGCTGCAGGCCGCCGATTCGGTTACCGCCAGCCAGGAGCTGCTGCACCCCACCTCTGCGGGCTACCGTGCCATGACGGCGGAGCTGGTCCGCTGGGCCGCAGGGCACCCCGTGCCGCAGTGAGCCGCATCACGGCAAAGCCCGGCGGCTGCGTAATACTAGGACTGCCGGCAAGGACGCCGGCCAGCAACGAGAGGACGGTCGCACCGTGACGGAACCCCCGCAGCAGACCCAGGCATTCGCAGGATTCGCCACGCTCCGGGTGAGCGAGGGAGCGGACCGGGTCCACGTCCAGCTGCACCGGCCCGAGGTCCGCAACGCCATTGACGCGGCCATGGTGAAGGAACTGCATGCGGTCTGCGCCGAACTGGAGCGGCAGCCGCGGGTCCTGATCCTCTCCGGTACCGAGGCCGGCGGAAAGGGGTTCTTTGCCTCCGGGGCGGACATCACCGAGCTGCGCGAACGCCGCCGCGATGACGCCCTGGCCGGCATCAACTCCGGCCTCTTCACCCGGATAGCCGCCCTGCCGCTGCCGGTCATCGCCGCACTGGACGGATTTGCCCTGGGCGGCGGAGCGGAACTGGCCTACGCCGCGGACTTCCGGCTGGGCACACCACGGCTGAAGATCGGCCAGCCCGAAGCAGGGCTGGGAATCATGGCGGCTGCCGGAGCCACCTGGCGGCTGAAGGAGCTGGTGGGGGAGCCGCTCGCCAAAGACATGCTGCTGGCCGGACGGATCCTGTCCGGGGAGGAAGCACTGGCCGTCCGGCTGATCACCGAACTCCACCACCCCGCCGGCCTGCTGGCCGCCGCCCACGCGCTCGCGGACCGCATCACCGCCTCCGATCCGCTGGCCCTCCGCCTGACCAAAGCGGCCTTCGCCGCCCCGCGGGAAGCGCATCCGCTGATCGACAACCTCGCCCAGGGAATCCTCTTTGAATCCGAGGCCAAGTTCGACCGCATGCAGGACTTCCTCGACCGCAAGGAGAATTCCCGTGGCCCTCGAGAGCGCTGACACCGGCACCGTTCCGGCACGGGTAGGGGTGCTGGGCGGCGGACGCATGGGAGCAGGTATTGCCCACGCCTTCCTCCTGGCCGGAGCGGAGGTGGTGGTGGTCGAACGGGACCGGGAAGCCGCCGACGCCGCCCGCACCCGGATCGCCGGGTCCCTCGCCAAAAGCGTGGAACGCGGGGATACGGACGCAAGTGCCCAAGAGCTCGCCGACCGTGCAGCCTTCGCCGTGGATTACGGACAGTTTGCGGTCTGCGGCCTGGTGGTGGAGGCGGTACCGGAGGACTTCGCGCTGAAGTCCGCGGCCCTGCGCGCTGTGGAGGAACAGCTTGACGACGGCGCCTGGCTGGCGACCAACACGTCCTCGTTGTCCGTGGACCGGCTGGCTGCGGGTTTGAAGCGGCCGGAGAACTTCTGCGGCCTGCACTTCTTCAATCCCGTGCCGTCTTCCCGTTTGGTGGAACTGGTCCTCGGCGCCCGGACGTCGGAGCAGCTGGCCGCCAGCGCACAGGAATGGATCGAAGCCCTGGGCAAGGCCGCCGTCGTCGTCCGCGATGCGCCCGGCTTCGCGTCCTCCCGGCTCGGCGTCGCCATTGCCCTGGAGGCCATGCGGATGGTCGAGGAGGGGGTGGCGTCCGCCGAGGATATCGACGCCGCCATGACGCTGGGCTACCGCCATCCCACCGGCCCGCTGCGCACCACGGACCTGGTGGGACTGGACGTCCGGCTGGGGATTGCCGAGTACCTGCACTCGACACTGGGGGACCGCTTCGCGCCGCCGCAGATCCTCCGGGAGAAGGTGGCCCGCGGCGAACTCGGACGGAAGACCGGGCAGGGTTTCTTCAGCTACGAATAGCTTCGCCCGGAGCCACCGTGTCCAGGAAGGTCCGGACCATGGCGGGGTGGTCCAGCGCCATGGCCACCGAAATCACCGGTGCCGGGGCGAGCAGGCCGTGCACCGTGTCCTCGCCGGCGATTCTCCGCCGGTCCACCAGGGTCTGGCCGCGGCTGTGCCCGGCAAGCTCCACCCGCACCGGGTAATCCTCCAGCACCACGGTTTCCGGTGCGGCAATCAGGCAGGCGGCACCGGCGTCGCCGATGGTCATGGGGTCCAGGGTGCCGTCATTGGCGCTCACCGTGGGAAGCGGCTCCGCGCCCAGGACACCTCCGGCCGCCCGGGTCCGGGCACCCAAGGCCAGCAGCGAACCCACGAGCCGGGCACCGGGATCCGCGGAGGCTTCCAGCTTTAGGTACTGCGGCGCATCGAGGGTCGCGAGCATAAAGACGTCCAGCCCGTACATGGTCACGGGAACACCGCTCTCCAGCACCACTGCCAGCGCCTCGGGATCATGCCAGGCATTGAACTCGGCATGCGAGGTGGCATTACCCATCCCGGCGGATCCGCCCATAAACACGATCCGTTCCAGCTTCCGGGCCGTGAGCGGGTAGGCCCGCAGGAACACCGCCAGGTTGGTCAGCGGGCCGATGCCCAGCAGGGTCACCGGTTCCGGAGACTCTTCGATGGTGCGGTGCAGCAGTTCGACGGCGGCCAGGGGTGAAGCCGATGCGCTGGCGGCGGGCAGCTGCAGCCCGCCGATCCCGTTGGCGCCGTGGAAGGCGTGTGCATTGCGGGGCTCGTTGATCAGCGGCCGCTCCGCCCCGCGGGCCACCGGAACGTCCGGCCGTCCGGCGAGGTCCAGCACGTCCAGGGTGTTGCGGAGCACCTGGTCGACGTCGGTGTTCCCGGCTACGCAGGTCACGGCGCGCAGGTCGATGCGCGGGCTGCGGGCCAGGAAGGTCAGGGCCAGGGCATCGTCCACGCCGGTGTCGACGTCGGCAATCACCGGGATGCGGCGCGGTTGATCGGGGGAGGAAGAAGAATGCACGGCGCCGTCTTTCGCTTAACCTGCTGGAAATTACCTGACAAGGTAACCAGAGAATTAAACCCTGCGGTACTTCATGAAGGGGGAAGGCATGCCGACCACGCTTCCGCGGGATACCGTCGCCGTCCTGGGCGGCGGTGTGCTGGGACTTTCCACTGCGGTGCAGCTGCTGCGCGGCGGTGCGGACGTGCTGCTGGTGACGGAAGCGGAGGTGGGCAGCGGAGCCTCCGGGCGCTCGCTGTCCTGGCTGAACGCCGGCGGCGGTTACGGCGAGGATTACTACCGGCTGCGGATGGCCGGTATCGACCGGTACCGGACCCTGCTGGCGCAGAACCCCGGCATCGAATGGCTTGCCTTCGACGGCGGCCTGTACTGGGATGACGACCCGTTCGTTGTCGTCGAGCGGCACAACGGTCAGACCCGGCAGGGCTACGACGCCCGGATGCTGGAACGCGAAGACGTTCCGGCAATGGTGCCCGGCGTGGACCCGGGGGTGTTGCCGCACCGGGTGCTGGTCAACCCGGGCGAAGGCTGGGTGTCGCTCCCGCACCTGGTCCGGTACCTGGCCGAGGAATTCACGATGCGCGGCGGCACCCTGATTGAATACGCCGGCAGGTGCACGGTTACCCGCGCGGTTCCGGGCGGCGCCGGGCCCGACGGCGGCATCAGGGCGCGCGGGATCCGCACCGCCGGCGGGGAAGAATACGGGGCCGACGCCGTCGTCGTCGCCTGCGGAGCCGGCACCCCCGCAGTACTCGCCGAGGCCGGCGTCCACCTGCCCGATGCCTCCGACCCGGCCATGCTGGTGATCAGCGAACCGGTGGACCACGGACTGCGGGCCGTGCTGAACACGCCCCGGATTTCGCTGCGCCCGCACCCCGGCGGACGGCTCGCCATGGATTCCACCTGGTACTTGGACCGGGTGCAGCGCCTGGAGGACGGCAGCTGGAGTGTGGATCCCGAGGTGTCGGCCGAGCTGGCGGCGGAGGCGAGCCGGGTGCTGGCCGGGCATCCGGAGGTGGTGCCGCAGAGCCGGCAGCCGGGGTTGAAACCGGTGCCGGGGGACGGCGAACCGGTGCTCGGTGAGCTTGCCGCGCTGCCCGGCTGCTGGACCGCCTTCACGCACTCCGGGGCCACGCTCGGCCTGATCGCCGGGGAGCTGGTGGCCGCGGAAATCCTCACCGGCCGCCGGCACCCGCTGCTGGAACCGTTCCGGCCCGAGCGTTTCAATTTCGGTTGGGACTCCTAAGCCGGCGGGTTTCTAGGCTTGCCGGTTCCTAGGCCGGTTCCTAGGCCGGGCGCGGCGCGGCCAGCACCGGAGCGAAGGCCAGCTCCGCGGCGCCGACCAGCAGCAGTTCCGAACGCAGCGCCGCCCGGCGCAGCTGTACCCGCCGGCCCAGGCCTGCCACCGCCTCGGCGGCAACGGCGTCGGTCAGCCGCTGGGGATTGGAAGCAAACAGGGTGCCGAGGAAACCGCCCAGGACAATCGTGTCCGGATTGAAGATGTTCACGAAGTTCGTCAGCGCCACTGCCAGCTGATCCAGCTGCCGGTCCGCCTCGGCGCGGACTGCAGCGGTCTGCTGTTCGGCCATCGCCGCGTCCAGCGTGTCCTGGTCCGCACGGTCCAGGCCCAGCACCTCCAGTAGTCCGGCCAGGTTCACTTCCGTTTCCAGGCAGCCGCGCCGGCCGCAGTGGCACCGTTCACCGTCGCTGCGGACCAGCGTGTGTCCGAGCTCGCCCGCGTAGCCGTCCGCCCCGCGCAGCGGCCTGCCGGCGACGATGATCCCGCCGCCGATCCCGCTCGCACTGCCGTTGAGGTAGACGGCATTGTCGGTGTCGACGGCGGCACCGAAGAGACTCTCGGCCACCGAACCCAGGGTGGCATCGTTGCCGGCGAAGACCGGCAGGGCCAGTGCCTCGGCCAGGGGATCGGCCAGCGGCTCGTTCCGCCAACCCAGGTGCGGTGCCAGCAGCACCTGGCCGTCGGAGGTGCGGGTGAGCCCGGGAACGGCCACGCCGACCCCGGCAATCCGGTCCATTCCGGCCAGGTCCGGAGCCATCCCGGCCAGCACGGCGCGGGTGATGCTTACCGTCTCGGCCACGCTCGGCCGGGAAACCGTGTCGTGGCGGACCCGGCGGTGTACCCGGCCGCCCAGTCCCACCAGGCCGACGGTCACGGCGTCGACGTCGGGATGGACCACTACGGCGGCCACCCGCTCGTTGGGGTGGACCAGCGGGCTGGGCCGGCCGACCCGTCCGGCGGGCGGATCCGTCTCGTAAGCCAGCCCCATGCCGGCCAGTTCGCCGACGAGGGCACCGATGGTGGAGCGGTTGAAGCCGGTAAGCCGGGTCAGGTCCGCGCGGGAGAGCTGCCCGTTCCGGTGCAGCAGGGTCAGGATGCGGGAGAGGTTGGCGGACCGCAGGTTATCGGTACCGCGGCCTGCCGGTGCAGGGGCGCTGATAATGCCGCGTTCCACGTCTTTGTTTCCTCCCCGGTTACTGGTCATCCTCCAGCCTACCTGTCGACGTCACGATTTGGTTGGGGGCGGCAACAAAATATCCTCCGGCAGCCCGCACTGCGTGCGGGGCGGAAGCTTTTTCGTCCGGGAACCATTGACACCGGACCGCTGCCCGAATATGTTGTTGCTTCCAACTAATACTTGATCTGGAGCTATCGTGACAATGACGCCATCGCCTTCCGACCGCTTTACCTTCGGCCTCTGGACCATCGGCTGGACCGGAACCGACCCCTTCGGCACACCGACGCGGGCCGCACTGGATCCCATCAAGGGCATGCACAAGCTCGCTGAACTGGGCGCCTACGGGGTGACCTTCCACGACAATGACCTGGTTCCCTTCGACGCCACGGCGCAGGAGCGGGACATCATCATCAAGAACTTCACCAACGCCCTGGCCGAAACCGGCCTCAAGGCACCCATGGTGACCACCAACCTGTTCACGCACCCGGTGTTCAAGGACGGCGGCTTCACCTCCAATGACCGCTCCGTCCGCCGCTTCGCGCTGCGCAAGGTGCTGCGAAACATCGACCTCGCCGCGGAGCTCGGCGCGGAAACCTTCGTGATGTGGGGCGGCCGCGAAGGCAGCGAATACGACGGTTCCAAGGACTTCTCCGCAGCCTTTGACCGCATGCGTGAGGGCATCGACACCGCTGCCGGCTACATCAAGGAGAAGGGCTACGGGCTGCGCATCGCCATCGAGCCCAAGCCCAACGAACCGCGCGGCGACATCTTCCTGCCGACCATCGGCCACGGCCTGGCATTCATCGCCCAGCTCGAGCACGGTGACATTGTCGGCCTGAACCCGGAGACCGGGCACGAGCAGATGGCCGGGCTGAACTTCACCCACGGCATCGCCCAGGCCCTGTGGTCCGGCAAGCTGTTCCACATCGACCTCAACGGCCAGAAGTCCATCAAGTTCGACCAGGACCTCGTCTTCGGGCACGGCGACCTTACCAGCGCCTTCTTCACCGTGGACCTGCTGGAGAACGGTTTCCCCAACGGCGGACCGCGCTACGAAGGCCCGCGGCACTTCGACTACAAGCCCTCCCGCACCGAGGGCTACGAAGGCGTCTGGGAATCCGCCAAGGCCAACATGGACATGTACCTGCTGCTCAAGGAACGTGCCCTGGCCTTCCGCGCCGATCCCGAGGTACAGGAAGCCATGCAGTACGCCGGCATTACCGAGCTGGCACAGCCCACGCTGGCTGCCGGTGAATCCGTCACGGACCTGCTTTCCGATTCCGCGTCCTTCGAGGACTTCAACGCCGACGCCGCCGCGGACCGCGACTTCGGTTTCGTGAAGCTGAACCAGCTTGCGCTGGAACACCTGATGGGTGCCCGCTAGGCTACCTGCGCACGACGCGCAAAACATCACCGAATCGTGCTGCCGCCGGGCCCTGGGGGACCGGCGGCAGCACCCGTTGAAAGGCTCGACATGCCACTCGTTGCCGGAGTCGACAGCTCCACCCAGTCCTGCAAGGTAGTCATCCGCGATGCCCAGACCGGCGCGCTGCTGCGCGAAGGCACGGCCCGCCACCCGGCTGGTACCGAGGTGGACCCGGAAGCATGGTGGGCAGCCTTCCTGGAAGCTGCGGCGGCTGCCGGGGGACTGGACGACGTCGACGCCGTCTCGGTAGGCGGGCAGCAGCACGGCATGGTCTGCCTGGATGAAACCGGTGCCGTGGTCCGCCCGGCCCTGCTCTGGAACGATGTCCGCTCCGCCGCTGCCGCGGACAAGCTCGTTGCCGATGCCGGGCCCGACGGTGCCCGGTACTGGGCCGACACCACGGGCTCGGTGCCGGTGGCCTCGTTCACTGCGACGAAGCTGCGCTGGCTGGCCGAAAACGAACCGGAAAACGCCGCCCGCACCGCCGCCGTCTGCCTGCCGCACGACTGGCTGAGCTGGCGCCTGGCCGGTTACGGGCCGGGCAGCGGTGCGGAAGGGCTGGCCGCTCTGACCACCGACCGGTCCGACGCCTCCGGCACCGGCTACTGGTCCCCGTCCACCGGCGAGTACCTCCCTGAAATCCTGGAGCAGACCCTCGGCCACGTGCCGCAGCTGCCCCGCGTCCTGGGCCCGCTCGAAGCGGGTGCCCGCACTCCCGCCGGTGCGCTGATCGGGCCCGGCGCCGGTGACAACGCCGCTGCCGGACTGGGTGTCGCTGCCGGGGTGGGGGATGTGGTGGTCTCCATCGGCACCTCAGGCACCGTGTTCGCCGTCGTCGACAATCCGACGTCGGACGCCACCGGCCTGGTGGCCGGCTTTGCCGACGCCACCGGTCACTTCCTCCCGCTGACCGCCACCCTGAACGCGTCCCGCATCCTGGACGCCACCGCCGCCCTGCTCGGGGTGGAACTGAACGAACTGACACGGCTGGCCCTCTCCGCTCCGGCCGGTGCCGACGGCCTGGTGATGGTGCCCTACTTCGAAGGGGAACGCACCCCTAACCTGCCGGACGCCACCGGGTCCCTGCACGGCATGACGCTGCGGAACTTCACTCCCGCCAACCTGGCCCGGGCCGCCGTCGAGGCCGTGGCCTGCTCGCTCGCGGACGGTTTCGCGGCGCTGAAGAACACGGGGGTCTCCGCGCAGCGGGTGATCCTGGTGGGCGGAGCTGCCCGGTCCGAGGCGATCCAGCAGGTCATCGCCGCTGTCTTCGAGCTTCCCGTCACCGTCCCGCGGCCGGGGGAGTACGTGGCCGACGGCGCCGCCCGGCAGGCCGCAGCCATCCTCACCGGTGAGTGGCCTGCGTGGAACGACGGCGCGTCCGTGGTGGTCACGGCGGATCCCACGCCCGGGGTGCTGCAGCGTTACCGGCAGGCTGCGGGAAGCCCTGCGCTGCCGGCTGCCGGATAGGATCGGGCCCATGACTTCCACTTTCGGGCCCAACGGCCATCCGGTTTCCCTGGCCGCCGGGGATTACCGGGCCACCATCCTGCCGGTGGGTGCCACGCTCGCCGGGCTGACCTTCGGCGGCCGGGACGTGGTGCTGCCGCTCGCGGAGGACGAAATTCCGGAGGCCTTCACCGGCAAGGTACTGATGCCCTGGCCCAACCGGATTGCCGGCGGCCGCTACACCTTTGGCGGCACCGAGTACCAGGTGCCGGTCAACGAGCCCGAGACCGGCATGGCCCTGCACGGGCTGGTGGCCTGGGATGCCTGGGACGTTGTCGAAACCTCGCCGGAGCGCGCGGTCCTGCGGCACCGGCTGATGGGACAGCCCGGCTATCCGTTCCAGCTGGAACTGCAGGCGGTCTATGCCCTGGATGCCGACACCGGACTAAGCGTGGAGTTGTCCGCCGCCAATGCGGGCACTGCGCCCGCACCCTACGGAGCCTCTGCCCACCCCTACCTCACTGCAGACCGGGTGCCGGTGGACCGGTGCGTGCTGGACGTTCCTGCCGCGCAGGTCCTCGGTGGTCCGGAGCAGTCCGGCAGGCCCCTGGATTTGAGCGAACTGCGGGACACCAAGGGGACCGTGCTCTCCTTCTCCGCTCCGGAACCGATCGGCGCACGCACTGTGGACCATGCCTTCACCGGCCTGCCCGACGGCGACTGGCAGGCCACGCTCACCGACCCGGAGACCGGCTTCGGCGCCGTCCTGTCCGCCAGCGGCAAGGAGGCACCGTGGCTGCAGGTCTATTCCGGCGAGAAGATGGACCGCCTGGGCGTGGGCGTGGAGCCGATGACCTGCCCCCCGGATGCCTTCAACTCCGGGGAGGGCCTCATTGTGCTGGCACCCGGCGAGGATCACCGGCTGTCCTACCGGATCGCGGCCGTTTCTGAGAGGTCGCGGCAGTAGACTTCCCGGATGCGGACTCTGGAGACCGATCGACTGACCCTGCGCCCGTTCACGTCCGAGGACGCGGCGTTCGTCCTGGACCTGTACTCCCGCATGGAGGTGCAGCGTTTTCTGGGCACCAACCCCAAGCTGATGCAGGACCGGGCCGAGGCGCTTGCACTCATTGAGGCGTGGGCCGGCAGGGACGACGGAACCTGCGGCGTTTGGGCGGTGCAGGACAAGGACACCGGTCAGCTGGCCGGGACGCTGCTGCTCAAGCCCATCCCGGCGTCGGGCCCGGAACGGAAGCCCTCGGACGATATTGAAATCGGCTGGCACTTCCATCCAGACAGCTGGGGCAAGGGCTATGCGTCGGAGGCGGGGGCAGCCGTGCTGGCACACGCGTTCGCGGCGGGCCTGCCGCAGGTCGTGGCCGTCACCAACCCCGCCAACACGGCGTCGATGCGGGTCTGCGGGAAAATCGGGTTGCAGCACCAGGGCAGCACGGACCGGTATTACAACACCGTCTGCGAGCTCTTCACCGCCGAAAACCCGGGCTAGGGTTACGCGAACTGCTTCTGCAGGAACGCCAGGGCCAGGACCTCGTCCTCGATGCCGCCGGCCTCATGCTGGTTGAACGGCCACACGGACAATTCCTTCGGACCGGCGTAGTTGTTGTACGCGGCGTAGACCGTGGACGGGGGAGTGGTGGTGTCCATCAGCCCCACCGAGAACAGGGCGGGGGCCGTGGCGCGCGGCACCAGGTTCACGGCGTCGAAATAGCGCAGCGTTTCCATGACCCGGTTGGCGGCACCTCGCTGCATGGACAGGAAATCAACGATTTCACGGTACGGGTAGCCGTCGGTGACGGTCAGCGCCCGCGGAAAGTCGGAAAGGAACGGCACCAGGGCGACGACGGCGGCCACCTCCGGGCACAGCGAAGCGGCAGCCAGGGCCAGCCCTCCACCCTGGCTCTGTCCCAGCACGGCCACCCGCGCCGGATCGACCGGTGCGGCTCCGCTGCCGGCCAGCGAACGCATAGCCTCCACCGCCCGGACGGCATCGGTGATTAGGCGGCGGTAGTAATAGGTCTGCGGGGCGAGCACCCCTCGCGTCATCACCCCCGGAACCTGCGGACCTGCACTGCCGGCGGCGTCCGGCGTCGCACCCGTGCTCCACCCCGCGCCCTGCCCGCGGGTGTCCATCTGCAGGTGGGCGAAACCGGTGGAGGCCCAGAACAGGCTCTCGCGGGCGTCCCCGCGCCCGCCGCCGTAACCGACAAACTGCACGATGCCGGGCAGTTGCCCATCACCTCGCACGCTCCGGGCGGGCAGCCGCAGCCAGGCCTGGATGGGTTCACCGCCGAAACCCGGGAACACCACGTCGTAAACTTCCACCGTCTGCAGCCCGCCGGGGTAGGGGGTGACCCCTACCGCCAGCGGGTGCTGCCGTGCCTCGTCCAGGGTGTCCGCCCAGAACCGGTCCAGGTCCTCCGGAGCGCTGGTGCTGCCTCGATAGGCGGCAAGCTGGTCAGCGGGCAGGTCGTAGTACATGCGTTTCCGGCTCCCGGGTTGAAGGTGCGCGTTGCGTGCGGTTGCGGGTGTTCAGCCCAGCGGCACCACGTCCGCCGGACAGTGCAGCCGCCGGGTGTGGTCCACTACCCGGACGGTTCCCGTCAGGGTAACACCGGCGGTTGCCCGGATATCAGTGCTGGAAGCCCCGAGCCGCAGCTCCAGCTCACCGGGCTCCACAATGCGCTGCCCTTCCCGCCCGGTGAAGGACGCGGCGTCGGCCGGAACCGTAAACCGCACCTTCGCCGCTTCCCCCGAGCGCAGCGGGACCCGGGCGAACCCGGCCAGCCGCTGCACCGGTCGCACCACCGAGGCCACCGGATCGTGCAGGTAGAGCTGGACGATCTCGACACCGTCGCGCCCGCCGGTGTTGGCTACCGTGACGGAGACGAACGTTTCGCCGTCGACGCCGAACTCGGCCGGTCCGTCGAGGGAGGCGTCCGACCAGTCGAAGCTGCTGTAACCCAGCCCGTGGCCGAACCCGAAGGCCGGCGTTGGATCGATGCTGGACACGTCGCTCAACTGCGCCAGCGGAGCGGCCAGATAGGTGGACGGCTGCGCACCGGGGGATGCCGGAACGCTGACCGGCAGCCGGCCGCTGGGATTCACCCTGCCGCTCAGCACACCGGCGATCGCCGGTCCGCCCTCTTCTCCGGGGAAGAACGCGTGCACAATGGCGGCGGCTTCCGTGACTGCGCGGCCCAGGGCATAGGGGCGCCCGGTCAGCAGCACCAGGACTACGGGTTTGCCGGTGTCCAGCAGTTCATCCAGCAGCTGCTGCTGCACTCCGGGCAGGACCAGCGATTCGGTGTCGCAGCCTTCGCCGCTGGTGCCGCGTCCGAAGAGTCCGGACCGGTCGCCCAGCACGGCCACGACGACGTCGGCCTCCCGGGCGGCTGACAGCGCATCGGCGAATCCGTCCGTCTCAGGTCCGTCCACGCTGCAGCCGGCGGTCACGGTCATTGCGCTGTCCGGGAACTCGCCGCGCAGCGCTGCCGCGACAGTGGGCAGCTCGATTCCCGCTGCCACCTCCGGGTGCTGCACACCCACGTGGGCGGGGAAGGAGTAGCA is a window of Arthrobacter sp. zg-Y1171 DNA encoding:
- a CDS encoding SGNH/GDSL hydrolase family protein produces the protein MKNSAGPGAKRRAAAGIVGAAILLSGCSTAPAAGPPSGSTTTASAASPDPTPSPTPTPLPPRPSGWLAEVTGDAGRLAILGDSFAAGEGAGDYQPAVPGVRDSCHRSLHPPAAELFAPQNIANLACSRATTGHLTAPQRLAALDPGAGPTTDPGTVPAQLEQLQGFEPTLVVLSVGGNNLDFAGILQACLLETTPCSDDPQLAAHAAEQLSGLEADLMDAYASVATAVPAPVLVLPYPQLFDEPDGDCGRLSTEEQRFGRDLINDLNAVIRSAVDSSSAPNVYYVDAVEQALAGHGACSPEPFVHAADVSGLLQAADSVTASQELLHPTSAGYRAMTAELVRWAAGHPVPQ
- a CDS encoding enoyl-CoA hydratase/isomerase family protein, which produces MTEPPQQTQAFAGFATLRVSEGADRVHVQLHRPEVRNAIDAAMVKELHAVCAELERQPRVLILSGTEAGGKGFFASGADITELRERRRDDALAGINSGLFTRIAALPLPVIAALDGFALGGGAELAYAADFRLGTPRLKIGQPEAGLGIMAAAGATWRLKELVGEPLAKDMLLAGRILSGEEALAVRLITELHHPAGLLAAAHALADRITASDPLALRLTKAAFAAPREAHPLIDNLAQGILFESEAKFDRMQDFLDRKENSRGPRER
- a CDS encoding 3-hydroxyacyl-CoA dehydrogenase family protein, which codes for MPVALESADTGTVPARVGVLGGGRMGAGIAHAFLLAGAEVVVVERDREAADAARTRIAGSLAKSVERGDTDASAQELADRAAFAVDYGQFAVCGLVVEAVPEDFALKSAALRAVEEQLDDGAWLATNTSSLSVDRLAAGLKRPENFCGLHFFNPVPSSRLVELVLGARTSEQLAASAQEWIEALGKAAVVVRDAPGFASSRLGVAIALEAMRMVEEGVASAEDIDAAMTLGYRHPTGPLRTTDLVGLDVRLGIAEYLHSTLGDRFAPPQILREKVARGELGRKTGQGFFSYE
- a CDS encoding nucleoside hydrolase, giving the protein MHSSSSPDQPRRIPVIADVDTGVDDALALTFLARSPRIDLRAVTCVAGNTDVDQVLRNTLDVLDLAGRPDVPVARGAERPLINEPRNAHAFHGANGIGGLQLPAASASASPLAAVELLHRTIEESPEPVTLLGIGPLTNLAVFLRAYPLTARKLERIVFMGGSAGMGNATSHAEFNAWHDPEALAVVLESGVPVTMYGLDVFMLATLDAPQYLKLEASADPGARLVGSLLALGARTRAAGGVLGAEPLPTVSANDGTLDPMTIGDAGAACLIAAPETVVLEDYPVRVELAGHSRGQTLVDRRRIAGEDTVHGLLAPAPVISVAMALDHPAMVRTFLDTVAPGEAIRS
- a CDS encoding FAD-binding oxidoreductase encodes the protein MPTTLPRDTVAVLGGGVLGLSTAVQLLRGGADVLLVTEAEVGSGASGRSLSWLNAGGGYGEDYYRLRMAGIDRYRTLLAQNPGIEWLAFDGGLYWDDDPFVVVERHNGQTRQGYDARMLEREDVPAMVPGVDPGVLPHRVLVNPGEGWVSLPHLVRYLAEEFTMRGGTLIEYAGRCTVTRAVPGGAGPDGGIRARGIRTAGGEEYGADAVVVACGAGTPAVLAEAGVHLPDASDPAMLVISEPVDHGLRAVLNTPRISLRPHPGGRLAMDSTWYLDRVQRLEDGSWSVDPEVSAELAAEASRVLAGHPEVVPQSRQPGLKPVPGDGEPVLGELAALPGCWTAFTHSGATLGLIAGELVAAEILTGRRHPLLEPFRPERFNFGWDS
- a CDS encoding ROK family transcriptional regulator; this translates as MERGIISAPAPAGRGTDNLRSANLSRILTLLHRNGQLSRADLTRLTGFNRSTIGALVGELAGMGLAYETDPPAGRVGRPSPLVHPNERVAAVVVHPDVDAVTVGLVGLGGRVHRRVRHDTVSRPSVAETVSITRAVLAGMAPDLAGMDRIAGVGVAVPGLTRTSDGQVLLAPHLGWRNEPLADPLAEALALPVFAGNDATLGSVAESLFGAAVDTDNAVYLNGSASGIGGGIIVAGRPLRGADGYAGELGHTLVRSDGERCHCGRRGCLETEVNLAGLLEVLGLDRADQDTLDAAMAEQQTAAVRAEADRQLDQLAVALTNFVNIFNPDTIVLGGFLGTLFASNPQRLTDAVAAEAVAGLGRRVQLRRAALRSELLLVGAAELAFAPVLAAPRPA